The proteins below come from a single Methyloprofundus sedimenti genomic window:
- the mtnA gene encoding S-methyl-5-thioribose-1-phosphate isomerase: MSSSPNKLNVHALLWQDRQLSVLDQRLLPDQVHYDIYATAPEVAEAIRSMRVRGAPAIGIAAAYAVALSVQQYFVADNVEWQYKVNADIKILAASRPTAVNLFWALAVMQEKLASLQDSPVDAMINTAIEIHQQDIAANQQMGEIGADILADAQGILTHCNAGALATGGYGTALGVIRSAYHRQARTVFAGETRPWLQGARLTVWELAKDNIPATLTADSAAAMLMRSGQVDWIIVGADRIAANGDVANKIGTYSLAVLAQYHGIKVMVVAPVSTIDFTIENGGQIEIEERAASELLPASYVQEGSLVNAWNPVFDVTPAELISVIVTERGAVFNPFEQGVRKLKNEY; encoded by the coding sequence ATGAGTAGTTCCCCAAATAAACTCAATGTCCATGCTTTATTATGGCAGGATAGGCAGTTATCAGTATTGGATCAGCGGCTATTACCGGACCAGGTGCATTATGATATTTACGCCACGGCTCCTGAGGTTGCTGAAGCGATAAGAAGCATGCGTGTGCGTGGTGCGCCAGCGATAGGTATCGCTGCAGCTTATGCTGTTGCCTTATCAGTACAACAGTATTTTGTAGCAGATAATGTTGAATGGCAATATAAAGTGAATGCTGATATTAAAATACTGGCTGCGTCTCGGCCGACGGCAGTGAATTTATTCTGGGCGCTAGCTGTCATGCAGGAAAAATTGGCATCCCTGCAGGATTCGCCCGTCGATGCAATGATCAATACGGCAATAGAGATTCATCAACAGGATATTGCCGCCAATCAGCAAATGGGTGAAATAGGCGCGGATATTTTAGCTGATGCTCAAGGCATATTAACCCATTGCAATGCTGGTGCTTTGGCGACAGGCGGTTACGGAACGGCGCTGGGGGTGATTCGTAGTGCGTATCACCGACAGGCACGCACTGTCTTTGCCGGGGAAACGCGTCCCTGGCTGCAGGGTGCACGCTTAACAGTGTGGGAGCTGGCTAAAGATAATATCCCGGCAACACTTACTGCCGATTCTGCAGCAGCGATGTTGATGCGCAGCGGGCAGGTTGACTGGATTATTGTCGGCGCTGATCGTATTGCCGCAAATGGTGATGTAGCTAATAAAATTGGCACCTACTCTTTAGCTGTTTTAGCCCAATATCATGGTATTAAGGTGATGGTTGTCGCTCCCGTATCAACAATAGATTTTACGATTGAAAACGGCGGCCAAATTGAAATAGAGGAACGTGCTGCAAGTGAGTTATTACCGGCTAGTTATGTGCAGGAGGGTAGTTTAGTCAATGCATGGAATCCTGTTTTCGATGTCACGCCGGCAGAATTAATCAGTGTTATTGTCACCGAGCGTGGCGCGGTGTTTAATCCTTTTGAACAAGGTGTTAGAAAATTAAAAAATGAATATTGA
- the cysZ gene encoding sulfate transporter CysZ — MNIEFNKKTGANPWLAVQSLAKGTSLLWHKRLRKYVLIPIAINLILFSGMLYLGYHYVGVLIAQFIPNWLLWLDWLIYPLFFISFFVAGFFTFTLIANLIASPFYGGLAAKTQHILNDQTGDIQEQAILAVLASELRRIAYLVSRAIPIVIISIIPGVNLIAPVLWGLFGAWGMSMEYFAYPLENEGALFSEQRQLLKTVRIGALSFGGMVLLALMVPVLNIVIPPIAVISATLYRNKLAV; from the coding sequence ATGAATATTGAATTTAATAAAAAAACCGGGGCAAACCCGTGGCTGGCCGTGCAGAGTTTAGCAAAAGGTACGTCTTTACTATGGCATAAGCGATTAAGAAAATATGTATTAATCCCGATAGCGATCAATTTAATACTGTTTTCCGGTATGCTGTATCTGGGTTACCATTATGTCGGCGTGTTAATCGCACAATTTATACCCAACTGGTTACTATGGCTGGATTGGTTAATATACCCATTGTTTTTTATCAGCTTTTTTGTCGCTGGTTTTTTTACTTTTACCTTAATCGCTAATTTAATCGCATCCCCTTTTTACGGAGGTTTGGCCGCTAAAACACAGCATATCCTGAATGATCAAACAGGAGATATTCAAGAACAGGCAATACTTGCTGTTTTAGCCTCTGAGTTAAGGCGAATTGCCTATTTAGTGAGTCGTGCCATTCCCATTGTTATTATTTCAATTATCCCCGGAGTAAATTTGATTGCTCCGGTTTTATGGGGACTTTTTGGTGCATGGGGCATGAGTATGGAATATTTTGCCTATCCTCTGGAAAATGAAGGCGCACTCTTTTCTGAACAAAGACAGTTACTTAAAACAGTCCGGATTGGCGCTTTAAGTTTTGGCGGAATGGTATTGTTAGCTTTGATGGTTCCGGTGTTAAATATTGTGATACCTCCCATTGCCGTGATTAGCGCAACCCTATATCGTAATAAATTAGCTGTTTAA